In the Pseudomonas sp. ADAK2 genome, one interval contains:
- a CDS encoding TolC family outer membrane protein — MRSYLFKALPFALAASFVQAQSLPEAMQQALDVHPEIQAAVNSRLAADYQLKAAKGGYLPRVDLLGGYGREGTDNVTTRADTGSNHWETLNRSESSLRLSQMVFDGFATSSEVGRQQATVNSRAYSLLGTSERTALTVAQVYLDVLTRREFVRLAEDNLKSHERIFDQIKLRTSRGVGSGADMDQAEARMAQARNNLITEQTNLADAETNFLSAVGQMPDQLERPAPFLALLPANLNEARSQMLENSPILRSAESDISAAEKQYEAAKSSFYPRFDAELGRSADNDVDGQNGHSNEWQAMLRMRFNLFAGGSNKADLESKSYLSNQALDIRNNALRVLNEELGLAWNALNNANAQVPIAQQYVDHSTAVRTAYQKQFSLGQRTLLDLLDSENELFTASRRLADIKNTQLFTQYRIKATMGELLKSQGVVAPLASVVQNDVKPKVQLPGMN; from the coding sequence ATGCGTTCGTACTTGTTCAAAGCCTTACCCTTCGCCCTTGCCGCCAGTTTCGTCCAAGCACAAAGCCTTCCAGAAGCCATGCAGCAGGCGCTGGATGTCCATCCGGAAATCCAGGCTGCGGTGAATAGTCGATTGGCCGCGGATTATCAGTTAAAGGCCGCCAAAGGTGGATACCTGCCACGGGTCGATCTGCTGGGCGGTTACGGTCGCGAAGGCACCGATAACGTCACCACCCGCGCCGACACCGGCAGCAATCATTGGGAAACCCTGAACCGCAGCGAGTCGAGTCTGCGTCTGTCGCAAATGGTTTTTGACGGTTTTGCGACGTCCAGCGAAGTGGGGCGTCAACAAGCCACCGTTAATTCGCGTGCCTATTCCTTGCTGGGGACTTCCGAGCGCACCGCGCTGACCGTGGCCCAGGTTTACCTCGACGTGCTGACCCGCCGCGAATTCGTGCGCCTGGCCGAAGACAACCTGAAGAGCCACGAGCGCATCTTCGACCAGATCAAGTTGCGCACCTCCCGCGGTGTCGGCAGCGGCGCTGACATGGATCAGGCCGAAGCCCGTATGGCCCAGGCCCGCAACAACCTGATCACCGAACAGACCAACCTGGCCGACGCCGAGACCAACTTCCTCAGCGCCGTCGGCCAGATGCCCGATCAGCTTGAGCGTCCTGCACCGTTCCTGGCGCTGCTGCCGGCCAACCTGAATGAAGCCCGCTCGCAGATGCTGGAAAACAGCCCGATCCTGCGCTCTGCCGAATCCGATATTTCCGCGGCGGAAAAACAGTACGAAGCCGCCAAGTCGTCGTTCTACCCGCGTTTCGATGCCGAACTGGGTCGTTCTGCCGACAACGATGTCGATGGCCAGAATGGCCACAGCAACGAATGGCAAGCCATGCTGCGCATGCGCTTCAACCTGTTTGCCGGTGGCAGCAACAAGGCGGATCTGGAGTCCAAGTCGTACCTGTCGAACCAGGCACTGGACATCCGCAACAACGCCCTGCGCGTGTTGAACGAAGAGCTGGGCCTGGCCTGGAACGCCCTCAACAACGCCAACGCCCAAGTGCCGATCGCCCAGCAATATGTCGATCACAGCACCGCGGTGCGTACGGCTTATCAGAAGCAGTTCAGCCTCGGTCAGCGGACCTTGCTCGACTTGCTCGACAGTGAAAACGAGTTGTTCACCGCGTCGCGTCGCCTGGCGGACATTAAAAACACTCAGTTATTTACTCAGTACCGAATCAAGGCGACCATGGGCGAGTTGCTCAAGAGCCAGGGAGTGGTCGCACCGTTGGCATCCGTTGTGCAGAACGACGTGAAGCCAAAGGTTCAATTGCCCGGTATGAATTGA
- a CDS encoding type I secretion system permease/ATPase, with amino-acid sequence MESEVSRVHLIHDPRALHDDPLLDGLLALCTLHQKPASAAMLTTGLPLPKQRLSIELLPRAAARAGLQGRVLQRKLEDIPAIAMPALLLLKDGRSAVLLGWHGDDQARVLLSETDGGESVVSRELLADDYIGKVFFAQPQHKFDVNHGTLIPRARSWFRDTLKRSRWLYADAIAASFLINIIAMAAPLFVMNVYDRVVPNQAESTLWVLAIGITGAYLFDLILKSLRSLCLDLAGKKTDLIISATLFERIVGMAMKYRPARVGSFAQNIHEFQSLRDFLASLTLTSLIDLPFTLLIFMVIAILGGHLVWIPVLAFPIALLIGYALQKPLVATMERTMALAAERQSSLIETLAGLDAVKVNNAESERQYQWEQTIGTLSRLELRVKMLSGLAMNITLLIQQLAGVIMIVFGVYQIIDGHLSMGGLIACYMLSGRALSPLASLSGLLTRYQQARVTMVSVDQMMELPQERNFEERPLSRKVLQGAIECRQLNFTYPNQQNPALKNINLIIKPGEKIGIIGRSGSGKSSLAKLLVGLYQPDDGALLVDGVDIRQIDVSELRHNIGYVPQDIQLLAGTLRDNLVSGARYVEDELVLQAAELAGVHEFARLHPQGYELQVGERGQNLSGGQRQNVALARALLLNPPILLLDEPTSAMDNTGEERLKQRLAAVIESKTVVLVTHRASLLSLVDRLLVIDRGQILADGPKAVVMEALKKGQISVA; translated from the coding sequence GTGGAATCAGAAGTCAGTCGAGTTCATCTCATTCACGATCCACGCGCGCTGCATGACGATCCGTTACTGGATGGTCTGCTGGCCCTGTGCACGCTGCACCAGAAACCGGCCAGCGCGGCCATGCTCACCACCGGCCTGCCGCTGCCCAAGCAACGCCTGAGCATCGAGTTGCTGCCCCGCGCGGCGGCTCGCGCCGGTCTGCAAGGCCGGGTGCTGCAACGCAAGCTGGAAGATATTCCGGCGATTGCGATGCCGGCGCTGTTGTTGCTCAAGGACGGTCGCAGTGCGGTGCTGCTCGGCTGGCACGGTGACGACCAGGCTCGCGTGTTGCTCAGTGAAACCGATGGCGGCGAAAGCGTGGTCAGCCGTGAACTGCTGGCCGACGACTACATTGGCAAAGTCTTCTTCGCCCAACCGCAACATAAATTTGACGTTAACCACGGCACGCTGATTCCGCGTGCACGTTCGTGGTTCCGCGACACCCTCAAGCGTTCGCGCTGGCTGTACGCCGACGCCATCGCCGCCAGTTTCCTGATCAACATCATCGCCATGGCCGCGCCGCTGTTCGTGATGAACGTCTATGACCGCGTGGTGCCGAACCAGGCCGAATCGACCCTGTGGGTGCTGGCGATCGGCATCACCGGCGCCTACCTGTTCGACCTGATCCTTAAAAGCCTGCGCAGTCTGTGCCTGGACCTGGCCGGCAAGAAAACCGACCTGATCATCTCGGCGACGCTGTTCGAGCGCATCGTCGGCATGGCCATGAAGTACCGCCCGGCCCGGGTCGGCAGCTTCGCCCAGAACATTCACGAGTTTCAGAGCCTGCGCGACTTCCTCGCCTCGCTGACCCTGACCAGCCTGATCGACCTGCCGTTTACCCTGTTGATCTTCATGGTCATCGCGATTCTCGGCGGCCATCTGGTTTGGATTCCGGTGCTGGCGTTCCCGATAGCGCTGCTGATCGGCTACGCCTTGCAGAAGCCGCTGGTAGCGACCATGGAACGCACCATGGCCCTCGCCGCCGAGCGCCAGTCGAGCCTGATCGAAACCCTCGCCGGCCTCGACGCGGTGAAGGTCAACAATGCCGAAAGCGAACGCCAGTACCAGTGGGAACAGACCATCGGCACCCTCAGCCGCCTCGAACTGCGGGTGAAAATGCTCTCCGGCCTGGCGATGAACATCACCTTGCTGATCCAGCAACTGGCCGGGGTGATCATGATCGTCTTCGGCGTGTACCAGATCATCGACGGTCACCTGAGCATGGGCGGCCTGATTGCCTGCTACATGCTCAGTGGTCGCGCGCTGAGCCCGCTGGCCTCGTTGTCCGGCCTGTTGACCCGTTACCAGCAAGCGCGGGTGACCATGGTTTCGGTGGACCAGATGATGGAGTTGCCGCAAGAGCGCAACTTCGAAGAACGTCCGCTGAGCCGCAAGGTCCTGCAAGGCGCCATCGAATGCCGTCAGCTGAACTTCACCTACCCGAACCAGCAGAACCCGGCGCTGAAGAACATCAACCTGATCATCAAGCCCGGCGAGAAAATCGGCATCATCGGTCGCAGCGGCTCGGGTAAAAGCTCCCTGGCCAAACTGCTGGTGGGCCTCTATCAGCCGGACGACGGCGCCTTGCTGGTGGATGGCGTTGATATCCGCCAGATCGACGTCAGCGAACTGCGCCACAACATCGGCTACGTGCCCCAGGACATTCAATTGCTCGCCGGCACCTTGCGCGACAACCTTGTGTCCGGCGCACGCTATGTCGAAGACGAACTGGTGCTGCAAGCCGCCGAACTGGCCGGCGTGCACGAATTTGCTCGTCTGCACCCGCAAGGTTATGAACTGCAAGTCGGCGAGCGCGGGCAGAACCTGTCCGGCGGCCAGCGGCAGAACGTGGCACTCGCGCGTGCGCTGCTGCTCAACCCGCCGATCCTGCTGCTCGACGAACCGACCAGCGCCATGGACAACACTGGCGAAGAACGCCTCAAGCAACGCCTTGCCGCTGTGATTGAAAGCAAAACCGTGGTGCTGGTGACGCACCGGGCATCGCTGCTGTCGTTGGTGGATCGCCTGTTGGTGATCGACCGTGGGCAGATTCTCGCCGATGGGCCGAAAGCCGTTGTGATGGAAGCGTTGAAGAAGGGGCAGATCAGTGTTGCTTAA